In Candidatus Wallbacteria bacterium, the sequence CAACGCTATAGTTTTTTTGGCCATCGGTTTGCTCCTTTATTGAAACTTGGTCGTGGAAATTTTGGAGTTTCCGATGGCTATTATATTTTCAGACTGCTTTTTTTACACCACTTCCGGGGATTTTATCTAAAAAAGGCCGAGGTGTTGATGTGAAGCTTGGTTTTATTGCTATGTGTGCAATTCTGCTGATTGTTTCGTTTCCTTGTCTTGCTGAATGCGGAAGCTTTTTGGGAGATTTTTTTGATAAAACATTCCGAGATGAAGCCGTTAAAGGTGACCCTGAGGCTCAAAATTATCTAGGATGTAAGTACTTGAATGGACAAGGGGTTCCAAAGGATTATAAGCAGGCTAAAGAGTGGTTTCAAAAGGCAGCTGAGAAAGGTTATTCAGAAGCTCAGTTCAATCTTGGCCTTATGTATTGCAACGGCGATGGTGTACCGCAAGATTATAAGCGAGCATTGGAGTGGTATCAGAAAGCAGCAGATCAAGATTTTATTGAAGCTCAATATAACCTTGGACACATGTATTACAATGGCGATGGTGTATCGCAAGATTTTAAGCGAGCATTGGAATGGTATCAAAAAGCAGCAGATCAAGGTCAGCCTGGAGCTCAAAATAACCTTGGTGTCATGTATGACTTTGGCCAGGGAGTCCCACAAGATTTTGTGAAGGCACATTTCTGGTACAATTTGGCAGCTGCATCGGGATTAGAAAAAGCCCAAAAAAATCGTGATAATGTTGCCAAGAAGATGACCCCAGAACAAATTGCAAAAGCTCAGGAAATGGCTTCTGAATGGATGGAAAAGCATCCGAGTAAATAGAAAAAAATAAACATCCAAATGCCTTTTTACTAAAATTCACTGCATAAATCACTGCACATGAAAATCAGATCAACAAAAAACCCGCTCGGTTGAGCGGGTTTTGGATATTTGGTAGCGAGGAGTGGAATCGAACCACCGACAACACGGGTATGAGCCGTGCGCTCTAACCATCTGAGCTACCTCGCCATGTAGGCTGTTGAAAAACGGCCTCATGCGTCGTTGCACTCAGCTTCAGTCGGTCACCGTACTTTTAAGTACGTTTCCCTCCATCAGCTTCGCGCGCCTAGCAGCAGGCCGTTTTTGAACAGCCTTGCTGGATGGTACAGATCATTTTCAGTTTGTGGCTCTTGCAAACTTGTTTGCCTAGAGCCACTTGTCCCGCTGCAGCTGCAGCGGGGCGCCTCGCATTCAGGTGTTTTTGAGCAGCCTGATACAAGGCTACAGTAAAATGGCGGTTATTAGCCGCCAGTTCTTTTTTGGTTGCGGAGGCAGGATTTGAACCTGCGACCTTCGGGTTATGAGCCCGACGAGCTACCGGACTGCTCCACTCCGCGACGTGTTCTGTTGGTGCCGAGAGCCGGAATCGAACCGGCACGGGCTTGCGCCCACCGGATTTTAAGTCCGGTGCGTCTACCTGTTCCGCCATCCCGGCCCTGAAGCAATACTATTCTATGGTTTTCTCTTCAGTTGTCAATTAACTGACCTGATACCGGGTACCTAGTGGTTAGCCACGCTTAAATTTGTGGTTTCAGCCGGAGTGCCGGCGATTTGGATGCAAGGCGCGGTGAGGCGTCGATGTGGTGCATCGACAACGAACCGCAACGCAGCAGACGAATCGCCGCCACCCGGCAGCCTGTAAGGAGTGAAACATGATATCGGCCTGCTTCTTTGTCGCGGCTGTCGCGGCAACCAGCCCAGGTTGCCTTGTCGCCGCTTCGCGAATCAGTCTCGATCTCATGTTTCTGAAACCATAAATTTAAGCGTGGCTAACCACTAGGCAGGATTTCAAGGCTTCTATTCTTCCTCCACTTTTTTTCCGTGGATTTTCTTTTTTCCGCCCTTGGAAACCAGCAGATATTCCTTGATGAATTCGTCGATGTATCCGTCCATCACTTTCTGGATGTTGCCGATTTCGTGGTTTGTGCGATGATCCTTGACCAGGGTGTATGGCTGGAAAACATACGACCTGATCTGGCTGCCCCAGGAGATTTCCTTTTTCTCTCCCTTGAGGCTGGACAGGTTTTCTTCCATCAGGGCCTGGTAATGTTCATAGAGTTTGGCGTGCAGCATTTTCATGGCAGTGTTGCGATTGCTAAGCTGCGATCGCTCCTGCTGGCAGGAAACAACTATATTTGTCGGAATATGGGTGATCCGGATGGCTGATTCCGTCTTGTTGACATGCTGCCCGCCTGCGCCAGAACTGCGGTATGTGTCAACCCTGAGATCTTCAGGCTTGATTTCGAAACTGACTTCCTCATTGATTTCCGGGAAAACATCCACTGAGGCGAAAGAGGTGTGCCTTCTGGCATTGGCATCGAAAGGAGAGATGCGCACCAGCCTGTGCACGCCCTTCTCCCCCTTCAGATATCCGTATGCGAAAGGACCTTTCACCATCACAGTGACGCTTTTGATTCCGGCAATTTCGCCTGGCTGAAAATCAATCGTTTCGAACTGGTATTTTTTGATTTCGAACCAGCGGGTATACATGCGGTACAGCATCTGCGCCCAGTCCTGCGACTCTGTGCCGCCTGCTCCGGGATGGATGGAAAAATAGGCATTGCTGCTGTCGTATTTTTCGTTCAGAAGGAGTTTCAGCTCCATGTTTTCGAGCTGTTCGCGGAATTCAGTGAAGATAGTTTCCGCGTCTTTTTCCAGGGATTTGTCGTTGCTTTCCTTGTACAGTTCGATCACTGCGTGCAGATCGTCGTATTTGCCGATCAGATTCCGTTTTTCAGACAACAGTGATTTTTTTTCAGTGAGTTGTTTCATGATGTTCTGGGCTTTTTCCTGATCACTCCAGAACTGAGGGTCTTTGGTGGAATCCTCAAGAGCTGTGATGTCTTTTTCCAGATTCAGGTGGTCAAAGATAACCTCGAATTTCGGATAGTCTTTTCTGAAGTTTATCAACGGAATAAATGATTTCGTCCATCAGGATCCCTCCTCTTCGTTTTCTGCCTGCACTTCTTTAAGCTGCTCCTGCTCTACATTCAGGCTTGATTCAGCCAGCATCTTGGTAGTCAGGAATCCTATCGCAATGATGAAAGTCAATGGCAGGAAAAAGGCCCAGGCCATGTATTCCACCAGTGAAGAATTGAAAACCCGTTCGTTCGAGAAACGATTCAGGTTGTAAACAATGGCGAGCAGAGTGAGCCAGACAGTAATGAAATTGGGCCAGGCGTCTCCTGAATGCATCCACTTCAGTCCCTGTGCCCGCTCGCGGGTGATCGGCCAGTATAGATTCGATCCCATGTATCCCAGCTGATCTTCCAGGATATGGATCGAGAATCCCCCGAAGATCGCCAGGCCATACATTCGGGCGATATCCCAGTGCCCTGAATAGGAAGTCAGCAACCCGTATAGCAGGAAACCGATCGCTCCCAAGATCGCTCCCAGCACCAGACTGTGGCTCCAGGCCCTGTGCCAGGGAAGAAACTCGGCTTCCACCCGGCCGTCGCCGAGTTTTTTGAAGGCAAAAGAGGGGCCGGAAAAGATGTCAACATAGGTGGCCTTTTCATATGTGTGCAGGATCTTCGTCTTGGTGACTGCAGTGGCGACCGGGGCTTTGTCGTGATCGAATTCACCGATTGGATTTTTGGACATGTTAACTGTGGGACCAAGTTTGACTATCACCTGGTTTTCCAGAAACCGGACAGTGTATTGGCGGAACAGGTCTGCCCCCAGTTTGATGGTGTTGAGCTTCAGTTTGACGAGGCGGGATTCGGTATAAGCCTGATCTATAGCTTTGGCAATCGTATCCGCGATTTCCTGCAGATCCGGATTTTCCGAAGTTGGTGAAACAATGTATTCTTCCTGATAAAAGAATCTGGCTACCTTGAAATCCAGGGTATCCGGGAGTATCCCGAAAATTCCACCGATAACTATGATCATGGAGTGATCATTTTGTGCCATCTGCACCGCCTGCGATGAAAAAGTCGCTAAAGCTGCACCGGAAACAAAGTGCGATAATCCTTTCATCTTAAACCAGCCCCATCCATTTTGCGACAGCAGGGCCTATACCCAGCATGTTGAGAGTGATAGGTATCAGCAGAACTCCCATCAGATTGCTCCGCCTGGAATTGAAGACCACTGGAATCAGGCCGATGCCGGTGGCTGCATAAGTGATCAGGAGTCCTTTCAGCCCGGTGAAGGCGAACACCAGGAAGATCAGAAAAAAGAGCGTAGCCATAGAGATTTTCTGATAAGGCACTTTCTGAATCAGGGCGATCACCCATTTCGTATAGAGAAGAGTCAGATAAAAAGCCAGTGCAGAGCTGATCAGGATCGCGGCTATTGCCAGGTAATACTCGTAATAACCTTTCGGAGTGTAAATCGTGGACAGCATCCAGGACATTCCGCCGCGGGTGATGTCATTGTTCGGCAGGAAGAACAGGAAGAACGAGCCGACGTAATAGATAAACTTGGAAACCCCCTGCGAGAGCATGAAAATCCGTTCGTCATGCTGGGCTGTGGCATGTCCGGCCATCAGGCCTCCGATGCCGCCGGTGACAAGGGGAAAGATGGCGGCGAATCCGCCTCCGAGCGCACCTGAACCTGTGCCACGGGAGATCAGGTCCGCGTCCAGGTCAATGCTTCTGCTGATGTATTGCTTCGGGATGGAAGTATTGGAGAGGATATTCTGCAGCACCCATGGTATGGCGAAAAGGCCGACAAAAGCAGGCATCAGATTCTGGAAGGACATCTCCACATTCACGAATGGCCTGTAGACCATGATCATGCCGAGTATTCCTGCGAGGAACATGGCCAGCATGCCTGAGCCGATACTTTTCCAGGCATCGAAGAAACGCGCCCAGGGGCCTGCGACGATGTCGCCTCCTTTTGGGAATTCCGACAGTATCATGTAAGCCATCACAAGAGCCAGCAGCCATCCCAGATGCGGCATGATGACGTTGCGGAGCAGCGGGACAAATGTGGGAGCAAGGGGAAAGATGAAGAGCAGGAACGCCGCAGCTCCCAGTCCTCCGATGGCTGAGATAAGCACTGCATCATAACCCTTGCCAAGCATCAGGAACTTTTGTCCGGGCATCACCATGAAGACCGAGGCTTCATCAGGTGCGCCCAGAAATACGCTGGGGATGGTGTTTACGATCGAATATCCCACTACCAGGGCCAGCATGAAAGACATCAGATACATGGGATCTTCCTGAATAAAAGGAAATTTGGCATAAATGGTGGCGATAAACACGACCACCACGCTCGCCACGTTATAGATATGCAGAGCCGGAATACAGGCAAGTACAGAGGAAATCAGAGTCCCCAGCACGATCATCAGAAGATGCAGGAGAATGCTGATCATGGAATTTCCTCCAGAGCGGAATCCTGGTCGATAATGATCTGCAGCTTGTCGTTGTATTTGTTGAGTCTGCCCGAAACGCGCAGTTTTTTATCTTTGGCGACCTGTGGAGGAAGCTCCGGAAAGTTCGCAGACCAGAAAATCAGTTCGATTTCAGCGCTCGCGAAAGTCAAAACAGCCTTGTGATTCTGTTTTGCTCCGAAAACCTCGATCTTCGAAACTGTTCCAGTTGTTTCCACATTTTTTCCGACCAGGGAGTCATTGATCTCAGGGATTTTCTTTTCTTCTGTGGTTAAAGTTTGAGCAGTCCCGGAAACAATCTGGAGATCATCTTCATTGTTCAGACGCAGCTGCAGATTGTCCCTGTATTTATCAATTTCTGCGCTGACCTTGATTTTCGCCCCCACACCGAATCCCGGATTCCGCACAAGTTTTGCATAGACGCTTTTCCAGGCTACCAGCTCGATGGAGCCGCTGCCGTCATTGATGGTGATCAGATTTGGGGATTTCGGGCCAGGCAGAATTTTGCAGTTTTCAATATTGGCTTCAATCACAACCAGGCTTTTAATCATGCTTTCGGTGAGAGTCGCGATGGTTGTCTGTTCGAAACTTTTTTCAGGCTTTAATTCGATGCTGGTTTCCGCAGCAGACCCTGCCGGTGCTTCGACCATGATTGTAAGGTTTTTAGAGTTTTTGACCCAGAGCTGCAGCTTACCCATATACTGGTCTACGAAAATATCGGCCTTGACCTGTGCGCCGACTCCGAAACCCTTTAGAGCGGCAAGTTCCTGGTAAGTGTTTTTCCACATCTCGAGCCTTCCTTCATCCGACTCGTCACGGATGCGGATCTCGTTGGGAGCTTTACCCGGTTTTTCAATCAATTCTATGATTTCTCCGTGAATCCGGATTTTTTCATTGATCCTGGTTTCATTGATTTCGTGAAGGGAAAGCTCTTCCGCTTTTCTGGAGTCGATCTTGATCTGGTCCGGGCTCTGGATGATCATGCTGACGCTGCCTTCTTTGATCTTGAGGCTGCCTGCCACGTCCACCATATCCCCTGCTTCGGGAAGCAGTTTGCGTTCCTTGAGTCTGTTGGCGATGTCGGTATAAGCTTTGATCTGAATGCTGCTGTCCAGAGCCATGCCATCCGCGCTGTCGTTGAGAGTGAAATTCAGTCCGCCGTAATCGTTGATCATACCGCTGCTTTTGGCGATGCCATGGACGCGCACATAGGCGAAATTCATCGTGGGTTTGACCTCGTTCACCTTGATCACAGGAAGTTCCCTGTTGAGGGAGGCGAGGTAGAGAAAGAACAGACCTGTGAAGGCCATGATCAGGGCCACGATTTTCACGAGCTTGACTGAGAGTCTTTTATAGACTTCCCGTCCGCAATACGGGCAGCGGTCATAAGGACCGACAAAGCGCCCGCAGCTCGGGCAGACTGTCTCTATATTTGCGTTAAAAACCTGATCGTCTTTTTTTTCTGCGCTCATTTGCACTCCCTGGCTGAAATGGATCAAACCAAGGTAACAGAAGGGCGTAGAAAATTCAAACTGAATTGCGCCCTATGCAGAATGTGATCCTGAGATCTCACATCCCTGAGCGCTGAAACTGACTTACAGAGTCCAGAACCGTTTTTAGAGCCACTGAATTCTGCTTTTCGGAAAGCTTGGCAGGAGTTCCCGCTCCGGATTCGCCAATCAAAGTTTTTTCTGTGAGATTGATCTTCAGATTCAATTGATCACCCAGTTTAAAGCGGCTGGAATCGTCGGGAGCTGTCGCAAGTTGCTTTTCAATCAAGAACATTTCCTCAATTCTCTCTTTTGCCCCAGGCATGAGCAGCTTCACTATTTGATTCATGATCGACAGCCTGGCCTCTTTTGAGGCAATAGCTTCAAAGCCGAAACCGAGATATACGATCCTGTAATTTCCAGTGTTCACAAACAGACCGGCACCACCTGCTCCTTTGTAATTCAGGCAGAGCTTCGCAGGTGCGAGGGCCTCTATTTCATCCGGATGAGACTGGTTGTCTGCACCGCCTGCGCCTGAAATGTTGAATTCCAGGCCTGTAAAGTCCCCGCATCCTGAGATTGTCCTGCTTTCACACTCGCTCTGAGAGCAGGAGGCGTGGAGATAACTCGTGTAAATGTCGAGCTTTTTCCATTTTTCGGCAAAGTCCTGGCCTGACAGGAAAAGAGAGCCTCCGGCAGCGAGAAATGCTTTCAGGCTCTGCGGATCCATGTCTGCGACATAGGAGCCGAGCGGTGCAAAATAGATTACCATGCCGCCAAGATAGTGTTTCAGAAGCCCGGCCGAAGGTTTTCCGTCTGTACGCACATTCCAGACGTCATAGCCGATGCCTGCTGATTGCAGGGCTTCTACATAATATGCAGAATATCGGTCATTGATATTTTCGGTTACCAGCAGCACGCGATTTTTCACTTCAAACTGGGATTTTATCATCATGCTGAATAACTGTGAGGAAGTCTTGCCGTCCAGTGTCACGGAAATTGTCACTTCCAGGGACTGTTTAAGCGGAGAATCACTGTTTACTGTGAATTTCAGCCCTTCCTGAACAGCTTCCCCTGAGCCGGGAATTTCGGCGAGAACGGCTGTCTGGCATTCGATCCTGATCAGAGGATTGTCGGTGGAAAGAGTCAGAACCGCATTGGCAGCCTGGGAAAGTCCCTGATTCTGCACAGTCACTTTCAAGTCGATCGATTCGCCTGGGGAAACAATGCCGTCGTCATTTCCGTCTGAAAATTCTATGCTTTTAATTGATAATGAAGGGTATTGCGGATAATACAGCTTGTCCAGGAATTCGTCCCAGCGGTTTTCTTTGGAGAAATCGAGCGACAGATACGGCTTTCTCAGGCTGTCATACTGTGCTTTTTTGGGAACGAAAATTGAGAGCCCTTTTGCGGCCGCCAGATTCTTGCCTGTACTGCCAGATGCGGCAATCACCGGATTTAGATTGACCAGGCTTTTGAAAATCCGGTTGGATTTCTCCTTTATATCAGCGTCATTAACTGTTTCTCCGATCAGTTTTACCAGATCAGGCAGATCCTTGTATTCCGGAAAATAGAATTGCTGAGTGCCGGTGAAAGCAGTCAGGTAATCGTCATAAAAATCCGGCTTGGTAGAGAGAAAATCCAGATATTCATTGAATTCAGCAGAGAAGCTGTCGAATCTGACGCAATTCACAGCTGAGAGAGTAGAAGCGCTGTCCCCCTGCGAGCCGCCTGAATAGGAAGCCCTGTATTTTTCGACAGCCATCACGGAAAATTCAAGCGGAGTCATCTCCGGTTTATCTACAAGAGCCCCCAGAATATCATTGTAAGGCCAGCCGTCGTTAGGGGACACTTCTTCGGAAAATATCAGCTGCTCCAGATTATCTTTCATTTCCCAGGCCACTTCGATCATTCCCATCAGGCAGGCATCGAAACCGAACACGTCGATCCTGCGGCCGATCACTGCTTTCATGGCTTCTGTCAAAGCCTTGAGCTGGACCGTGCTGATGCAGTTGCCGCTCTGATCGTCGTATGAGACATTTTTAACCGGTTGGGGAGCTCTTCCGCGCCAGCCTGTGCCGTGATTCCAGATCAGAAAGCAGTAATGCTCTGCCGGGTGGTTTTCCACGCCCCACTGGAAGAATTTCAGGGCTTCGTGCCAGTCTCCCATGTCGATTTCGCCCATCTGCTCAGTGACAAGTTCATCCTTTTTCACGAAATGCCGTTCTGTGTCATTATTACTGTCGTGATCCTGAAGAACTACTATGTCTACCTGGTCAGAGGACCCTATTTTCTGCATTTCCCTGACATCCCCGATCCCGGCCTGGTCCAGGGTATTGTCGCCATTGAGATAGACCATGAATGTCCACTTTTTTTCAGAAGCCTGAAGATGGGAAGCAGGCAGGAACAAGCTGCAGAGAAGCAGAAAACACAGTATCCTGATCATATACCCCTCGCTTTCATACTATTGATCTGAATTAAGTATGGCCGATCTGCAGGGGTATTCCAGTTACAATTTACTGCGCCTTTCTCATACAGTTCAGCCAGGATATGATCAAAAGCACCGATTAGGGCGAAGATGGGGTCTGGTTGTTCCCGATCTTTTACCCAAGCCACAACCTGACCCCATCGGGAGGCATGCCAAATATAGTCAAAGGGAGGGTTTGCCCCTCCCTTTGAGATCCTACCCATCAGAGGGGCTCCGCCCCTCTGAACACCCCGGCGGGGAGTAAATGGATTCTACTTCTTTCACAAAATGCTATTGCCATCAGTTTGATAATAAAAATG encodes:
- the prfB gene encoding peptide chain release factor 2 (programmed frameshift) — its product is MDEIIYSVDKLQKRLSEIRGYFDHLNLEKDITALEDSTKDPQFWSDQEKAQNIMKQLTEKKSLLSEKRNLIGKYDDLHAVIELYKESNDKSLEKDAETIFTEFREQLENMELKLLLNEKYDSSNAYFSIHPGAGGTESQDWAQMLYRMYTRWFEIKKYQFETIDFQPGEIAGIKSVTVMVKGPFAYGYLKGEKGVHRLVRISPFDANARRHTSFASVDVFPEINEEVSFEIKPEDLRVDTYRSSGAGGQHVNKTESAIRITHIPTNIVVSCQQERSQLSNRNTAMKMLHAKLYEHYQALMEENLSSLKGEKKEISWGSQIRSYVFQPYTLVKDHRTNHEIGNIQKVMDGYIDEFIKEYLLVSKGGKKKIHGKKVEEE
- a CDS encoding clostripain-related cysteine peptidase, whose product is MIRILCFLLLCSLFLPASHLQASEKKWTFMVYLNGDNTLDQAGIGDVREMQKIGSSDQVDIVVLQDHDSNNDTERHFVKKDELVTEQMGEIDMGDWHEALKFFQWGVENHPAEHYCFLIWNHGTGWRGRAPQPVKNVSYDDQSGNCISTVQLKALTEAMKAVIGRRIDVFGFDACLMGMIEVAWEMKDNLEQLIFSEEVSPNDGWPYNDILGALVDKPEMTPLEFSVMAVEKYRASYSGGSQGDSASTLSAVNCVRFDSFSAEFNEYLDFLSTKPDFYDDYLTAFTGTQQFYFPEYKDLPDLVKLIGETVNDADIKEKSNRIFKSLVNLNPVIAASGSTGKNLAAAKGLSIFVPKKAQYDSLRKPYLSLDFSKENRWDEFLDKLYYPQYPSLSIKSIEFSDGNDDGIVSPGESIDLKVTVQNQGLSQAANAVLTLSTDNPLIRIECQTAVLAEIPGSGEAVQEGLKFTVNSDSPLKQSLEVTISVTLDGKTSSQLFSMMIKSQFEVKNRVLLVTENINDRYSAYYVEALQSAGIGYDVWNVRTDGKPSAGLLKHYLGGMVIYFAPLGSYVADMDPQSLKAFLAAGGSLFLSGQDFAEKWKKLDIYTSYLHASCSQSECESRTISGCGDFTGLEFNISGAGGADNQSHPDEIEALAPAKLCLNYKGAGGAGLFVNTGNYRIVYLGFGFEAIASKEARLSIMNQIVKLLMPGAKERIEEMFLIEKQLATAPDDSSRFKLGDQLNLKINLTEKTLIGESGAGTPAKLSEKQNSVALKTVLDSVSQFQRSGM
- a CDS encoding tetratricopeptide repeat protein, producing the protein MKLGFIAMCAILLIVSFPCLAECGSFLGDFFDKTFRDEAVKGDPEAQNYLGCKYLNGQGVPKDYKQAKEWFQKAAEKGYSEAQFNLGLMYCNGDGVPQDYKRALEWYQKAADQDFIEAQYNLGHMYYNGDGVSQDFKRALEWYQKAADQGQPGAQNNLGVMYDFGQGVPQDFVKAHFWYNLAAASGLEKAQKNRDNVAKKMTPEQIAKAQEMASEWMEKHPSK
- a CDS encoding metal-dependent hydrolase gives rise to the protein MKGLSHFVSGAALATFSSQAVQMAQNDHSMIIVIGGIFGILPDTLDFKVARFFYQEEYIVSPTSENPDLQEIADTIAKAIDQAYTESRLVKLKLNTIKLGADLFRQYTVRFLENQVIVKLGPTVNMSKNPIGEFDHDKAPVATAVTKTKILHTYEKATYVDIFSGPSFAFKKLGDGRVEAEFLPWHRAWSHSLVLGAILGAIGFLLYGLLTSYSGHWDIARMYGLAIFGGFSIHILEDQLGYMGSNLYWPITRERAQGLKWMHSGDAWPNFITVWLTLLAIVYNLNRFSNERVFNSSLVEYMAWAFFLPLTFIIAIGFLTTKMLAESSLNVEQEQLKEVQAENEEEGS
- a CDS encoding tripartite tricarboxylate transporter permease; translation: MISILLHLLMIVLGTLISSVLACIPALHIYNVASVVVVFIATIYAKFPFIQEDPMYLMSFMLALVVGYSIVNTIPSVFLGAPDEASVFMVMPGQKFLMLGKGYDAVLISAIGGLGAAAFLLFIFPLAPTFVPLLRNVIMPHLGWLLALVMAYMILSEFPKGGDIVAGPWARFFDAWKSIGSGMLAMFLAGILGMIMVYRPFVNVEMSFQNLMPAFVGLFAIPWVLQNILSNTSIPKQYISRSIDLDADLISRGTGSGALGGGFAAIFPLVTGGIGGLMAGHATAQHDERIFMLSQGVSKFIYYVGSFFLFFLPNNDITRGGMSWMLSTIYTPKGYYEYYLAIAAILISSALAFYLTLLYTKWVIALIQKVPYQKISMATLFFLIFLVFAFTGLKGLLITYAATGIGLIPVVFNSRRSNLMGVLLIPITLNMLGIGPAVAKWMGLV